In a single window of the Cucumis melo cultivar AY chromosome 11, USDA_Cmelo_AY_1.0, whole genome shotgun sequence genome:
- the LOC103498919 gene encoding probable inactive histone-lysine N-methyltransferase SUVR2 isoform X4 → MAPNPRVSKAFRAMKDIGISEDMTKPVLKKLLKLYDKNWELIEEENYRVLADAIFDEEDSKVVEEKKCQNSQVEDFGEEVQAPDEPERPLKRLRLRGQETQVDGMALKKPKLEDDAFPEASSQQQMQLSGPKRSETGPSSRRVDKGKEPMSPRVVTRVKKSSLERQSAAVRIKEPGADSGVKNSIVRASGTHALLKPKDEPVTDDTFANELPIAAIHPDSSRKEDYSIANDSVRKADGQVAQVSYPSDGGNKDDGTETSSCKRITGSELANVMEELHPNLEIASSALGEEGSISRVPLLDVIENSDPMDTPGTVANEENLNLPSSVNEPVSTSVNELVSTICDGELAPQVPGIIESSSVFNDQTIHESSKSIEIPNGHSEDEARKEFDNLEPANPHNLMVVSQSHQGTDELSFSHDVDDITKGEERVQVSWVNEINKEHPPFFHYIPRSLIFQSAFVNFSLSLIGNDNCCQSCFGNCLTSSVPCACARETGDGYAYTPEGLVKEDFLEEWISLARESQGSHQFYCNECPLERLKNDDCLEPCKGHLERKLIKECWSKCGCHKHCGNRVVQRGITCKLQVFFTADGKGWGLRTLEDLPKGSFVCEYAGEILTISEMYHRKVQSTKNEVHVDPVLLDGFWNKEGPFKEEKALCLDATNFGNVARFINHRCFDANLVDIAVEIETPDHHNYHLALFTTRKIEAMEELTWDYGIDFNDLDDHVKPFLCQCGSQFCRNMKRSSSRMTFNSGSKSASSTR, encoded by the exons ATGGCACCGAATCCTCGAGTTTCGAAAGCTTTTCGTGCAATGAAGGATATTGGGATCAGTGAAGATATGACAAAACCAGTCTTAAAAAAACTCCTGAAATTGTATGATAAGAACTGGGAACTTATTGAAGAAGAGAACTATAGAGTTCTTGCAGATGCTATATTTGACGAGGAAGATAGTAAG GTCGTAGAGGAGAAGAAATGTCAGAATTCTCAA GTAGAAGATTTTGGGGAAGAAGTTCAGGCGCCTGATGAGCCAGAACGCCCTCTGAAAAGGTTGCGCTTAAGAGGCCAAGAAACCCAGGTGGATGGGATGGCTTTGAAAAAGCCAAAGTTGGAAGATGATGCGTTTCCTGAAGCCAGTTCTCAACAGCAGATGCAGTTAAGTGGGCCTAAGAGGTCTGAAACTGGTCCAAGTTCTCGTCGTGTAGACAAAGGGAAGGAACCTATGTCACCCCGTGTGGTTACAAGAGTGAAAAAATCTAGCCTAGAGAGACAATCTGCTGCTGTGCGTATTAAGGAACCAGGGGCTGATTCAGGTGTAAAAAATTCCATAGTGAGGGCATCCGGGACTCATGCGTTGCTCAAACCTAAAGATGAGCCTGTTACTGATGATACATTTGCAAATGAGTTGCCTATTGCTGCGATTCATCCAG ATTCTTCAAGAAAAGAAGATTATTCAATTGCGAATGATTCAGTTAGGAAGGCAGATGGCCAAGTTGCTCAAGTATCATATCCTTCAGATGGAGGTAACAAAGATGATGGTACGGAAACCTCATCATGTAAGAGGATTACAGGCAGTGAGCTTGCAAATGTCATGGAAGAATTACATCCTAACTTAGAGATTGCATCATCGGCCCTGGGAGAG GAAGGTTCAATTAGTAGAGTTCCACTTCTAGATGTAATCGAGAATTCAGATCCAATGGATACTCCAGGGACTGTTGCTAATGAAGAAAATTTGAATCTACCCTCTTCTGTGAATGAACCAGTCAGTACTTCTGTGAATGAACTAGTCAGTACTATCTGTGATGGAGAACTTGCACCACAAGTTCCTGGTATCATAGAGTCTTCAAGTGTTTTCAATGACCAGACTATCCATGAGAGCTCTAAAAGCATAGAAATACCAAACGGTCATTCTGAAGATGAAGCCAGGAAGGAGTTTGATAATCTTGAGCCTGCAAATCCACACAATTTGATGGTTGTTTCACAGAGTCATCAAGGTACCGATGAATTAAGCTTCTCTCATGATGTGGATGATATAACCAAGGGAGAAGAAAGGGTTCAAGTTTCTTGGGTGAATGAAATTAATAAAGAGCATCCACCATTCTTTCACTATATACCTCGCAGTCTAATTTTCCAAAGCGCTTTTGTaaacttctctctctctctgatTGGTAACGATAATTGTTGCCAGTCTTGTTTTGGAAATTGCCTTACATCTTCTGTCCCATGTGCTTGTGCACGGGAAACTGGGGATGGGTATGCATACACACCAGAAGGTCTTGTTAAGGAAGATTTTTTGGAAGAGTGGATCTCTCTTGCTCGTGAATCTCAAGGAAGCCACCAGTTCTATTGCAATGAGTGTCCCCTTGAAAGATTGAAGAATGATGATTGTTTAGAACCCTGCAAAGGCCACTTAGAGAGGAAGCTTATAAAAGAATGTTGGAGTAAATGTGGTTGCCATAAGCATTGTGGCAATAGAGTGGTGCAGCGAGGAATAACTTGCAAGTTGCAG GTATTTTTTACTGCCGATGGAAAAGGATGGGGCCTTAGAACCCTTGAAGACCTACCTAAAGGGTCTTTTGTTTGTGAATATGCTGGAGAAATATTAACCATTTCAGAAATGTATCATAGAAAGGTGCAAAGCACCAAAAATGAGGTGCATGTTGACCCAGTATTATTAGATGGCTTTTGGAATAAAGAAGGGCCTTTCAAGGAGGAAAAAGCTCTCTGCTTGGATGCAACAAACTTTGGAAATGTTGCCAGATTTATCAATCACAG ATGCTTTGATGCAAACTTGGTTGACATTGCAGTTGAAATAGAGACTCCAGATCATCATAATTATCAT CTTGCCttattcactacaagaaaaataGAGGCCATGGAAGAGTTAACTTGG GATTATGGCATTGATTTTAACGATCTTGATGATCATGTTAAGCCTTTTCTCTGTCAATGTGGCAGCCAGTTCTGCAGAAATATGAAACGATCTTCTAGTAG GATGACTTTTAACTCAGGATCTAAATCAGCATCAAGTACAAGATGA
- the LOC103498919 gene encoding probable inactive histone-lysine N-methyltransferase SUVR2 isoform X1 — protein sequence MAPNPRVSKAFRAMKDIGISEDMTKPVLKKLLKLYDKNWELIEEENYRVLADAIFDEEDSKVVEEKKCQNSQVEDFGEEVQAPDEPERPLKRLRLRGQETQVDGMALKKPKLEDDAFPEASSQQQMQLSGPKRSETGPSSRRVDKGKEPMSPRVVTRVKKSSLERQSAAVRIKEPGADSGVKNSIVRASGTHALLKPKDEPVTDDTFANELPIAAIHPDSSRKEDYSIANDSVRKADGQVAQVSYPSDGGNKDDGTETSSCKRITGSELANVMEELHPNLEIASSALGEVKISLCCDSTFGRPDFRMPTRDAVIKYMEEKCLHSYKIIDPTFSVMKLLSDMCECFLELGTDSPDEQQEGSISRVPLLDVIENSDPMDTPGTVANEENLNLPSSVNEPVSTSVNELVSTICDGELAPQVPGIIESSSVFNDQTIHESSKSIEIPNGHSEDEARKEFDNLEPANPHNLMVVSQSHQGTDELSFSHDVDDITKGEERVQVSWVNEINKEHPPFFHYIPRSLIFQSAFVNFSLSLIGNDNCCQSCFGNCLTSSVPCACARETGDGYAYTPEGLVKEDFLEEWISLARESQGSHQFYCNECPLERLKNDDCLEPCKGHLERKLIKECWSKCGCHKHCGNRVVQRGITCKLQVFFTADGKGWGLRTLEDLPKGSFVCEYAGEILTISEMYHRKVQSTKNEVHVDPVLLDGFWNKEGPFKEEKALCLDATNFGNVARFINHRCFDANLVDIAVEIETPDHHNYHLALFTTRKIEAMEELTWDYGIDFNDLDDHVKPFLCQCGSQFCRNMKRSSSRMTFNSGSKSASSTR from the exons ATGGCACCGAATCCTCGAGTTTCGAAAGCTTTTCGTGCAATGAAGGATATTGGGATCAGTGAAGATATGACAAAACCAGTCTTAAAAAAACTCCTGAAATTGTATGATAAGAACTGGGAACTTATTGAAGAAGAGAACTATAGAGTTCTTGCAGATGCTATATTTGACGAGGAAGATAGTAAG GTCGTAGAGGAGAAGAAATGTCAGAATTCTCAA GTAGAAGATTTTGGGGAAGAAGTTCAGGCGCCTGATGAGCCAGAACGCCCTCTGAAAAGGTTGCGCTTAAGAGGCCAAGAAACCCAGGTGGATGGGATGGCTTTGAAAAAGCCAAAGTTGGAAGATGATGCGTTTCCTGAAGCCAGTTCTCAACAGCAGATGCAGTTAAGTGGGCCTAAGAGGTCTGAAACTGGTCCAAGTTCTCGTCGTGTAGACAAAGGGAAGGAACCTATGTCACCCCGTGTGGTTACAAGAGTGAAAAAATCTAGCCTAGAGAGACAATCTGCTGCTGTGCGTATTAAGGAACCAGGGGCTGATTCAGGTGTAAAAAATTCCATAGTGAGGGCATCCGGGACTCATGCGTTGCTCAAACCTAAAGATGAGCCTGTTACTGATGATACATTTGCAAATGAGTTGCCTATTGCTGCGATTCATCCAG ATTCTTCAAGAAAAGAAGATTATTCAATTGCGAATGATTCAGTTAGGAAGGCAGATGGCCAAGTTGCTCAAGTATCATATCCTTCAGATGGAGGTAACAAAGATGATGGTACGGAAACCTCATCATGTAAGAGGATTACAGGCAGTGAGCTTGCAAATGTCATGGAAGAATTACATCCTAACTTAGAGATTGCATCATCGGCCCTGGGAGAGGTAAAAATTTCTTTGTGCTGCGACTCCACTTTTGGACGACCAGATTTCCGTATGCCTACTCGTGATGCAGTTATAAAATATATGGAGGAAAAATGTCTGCACTCATATAAAATCATTGACCCCACGTTTTCTGTTATGAAACTGTTGAGTGATATGTGCGAGTGCTTCTTGGAATTGGGAACTGATTCTCCTGATGAACAACAGGAAGGTTCAATTAGTAGAGTTCCACTTCTAGATGTAATCGAGAATTCAGATCCAATGGATACTCCAGGGACTGTTGCTAATGAAGAAAATTTGAATCTACCCTCTTCTGTGAATGAACCAGTCAGTACTTCTGTGAATGAACTAGTCAGTACTATCTGTGATGGAGAACTTGCACCACAAGTTCCTGGTATCATAGAGTCTTCAAGTGTTTTCAATGACCAGACTATCCATGAGAGCTCTAAAAGCATAGAAATACCAAACGGTCATTCTGAAGATGAAGCCAGGAAGGAGTTTGATAATCTTGAGCCTGCAAATCCACACAATTTGATGGTTGTTTCACAGAGTCATCAAGGTACCGATGAATTAAGCTTCTCTCATGATGTGGATGATATAACCAAGGGAGAAGAAAGGGTTCAAGTTTCTTGGGTGAATGAAATTAATAAAGAGCATCCACCATTCTTTCACTATATACCTCGCAGTCTAATTTTCCAAAGCGCTTTTGTaaacttctctctctctctgatTGGTAACGATAATTGTTGCCAGTCTTGTTTTGGAAATTGCCTTACATCTTCTGTCCCATGTGCTTGTGCACGGGAAACTGGGGATGGGTATGCATACACACCAGAAGGTCTTGTTAAGGAAGATTTTTTGGAAGAGTGGATCTCTCTTGCTCGTGAATCTCAAGGAAGCCACCAGTTCTATTGCAATGAGTGTCCCCTTGAAAGATTGAAGAATGATGATTGTTTAGAACCCTGCAAAGGCCACTTAGAGAGGAAGCTTATAAAAGAATGTTGGAGTAAATGTGGTTGCCATAAGCATTGTGGCAATAGAGTGGTGCAGCGAGGAATAACTTGCAAGTTGCAG GTATTTTTTACTGCCGATGGAAAAGGATGGGGCCTTAGAACCCTTGAAGACCTACCTAAAGGGTCTTTTGTTTGTGAATATGCTGGAGAAATATTAACCATTTCAGAAATGTATCATAGAAAGGTGCAAAGCACCAAAAATGAGGTGCATGTTGACCCAGTATTATTAGATGGCTTTTGGAATAAAGAAGGGCCTTTCAAGGAGGAAAAAGCTCTCTGCTTGGATGCAACAAACTTTGGAAATGTTGCCAGATTTATCAATCACAG ATGCTTTGATGCAAACTTGGTTGACATTGCAGTTGAAATAGAGACTCCAGATCATCATAATTATCAT CTTGCCttattcactacaagaaaaataGAGGCCATGGAAGAGTTAACTTGG GATTATGGCATTGATTTTAACGATCTTGATGATCATGTTAAGCCTTTTCTCTGTCAATGTGGCAGCCAGTTCTGCAGAAATATGAAACGATCTTCTAGTAG GATGACTTTTAACTCAGGATCTAAATCAGCATCAAGTACAAGATGA
- the LOC103498919 gene encoding probable inactive histone-lysine N-methyltransferase SUVR2 isoform X2 → MAPNPRVSKAFRAMKDIGISEDMTKPVLKKLLKLYDKNWELIEEENYRVLADAIFDEEDSKVVEEKKCQNSQVEDFGEEVQAPDEPERPLKRLRLRGQETQVDGMALKKPKLEDDAFPEASSQQQMQLSGPKRSETGPSSRRVDKGKEPMSPRVVTRVKKSSLERQSAAVRIKEPGADSGVKNSIVRASGTHALLKPKDEPVTDDTFANELPIAAIHPDSSRKEDYSIANDSVRKADGQVAQVSYPSDGGNKDDGTETSSCKRITGSELANVMEELHPNLEIASSALGEVKISLCCDSTFGRPDFRMPTRDAVIKYMEEKCLHSYKIIDPTFSVMKLLSDMCECFLELGTDSPDEQQEGSISRVPLLDVIENSDPMDTPGTVANEENLNLPSSVNEPVSTSVNELVSTICDGELAPQVPGIIESSSVFNDQTIHESSKSIEIPNGHSEDEARKEFDNLEPANPHNLMVVSQSHQGTDELSFSHDVDDITKGEERVQVSWVNEINKEHPPFFHYIPRSLIFQSAFVNFSLSLIGNDNCCQSCFGNCLTSSVPCACARETGDGYAYTPEGLVKEDFLEEWISLARESQGSHQFYCNECPLERLKNDDCLEPCKGHLERKLIKECWSKCGCHKHCGNRVVQRGITCKLQVFFTADGKGWGLRTLEDLPKGSFVCEYAGEILTISEMYHRKVQSTKNEVHVDPVLLDGFWNKEGPFKEEKALCLDATNFGNVARFINHRCFDANLVDIAVEIETPDHHNYHLALFTTRKIEAMEELTWDYGIDFNDLDDHVKPFLCQCGSQFCRNMKRSSRSKSASSTR, encoded by the exons ATGGCACCGAATCCTCGAGTTTCGAAAGCTTTTCGTGCAATGAAGGATATTGGGATCAGTGAAGATATGACAAAACCAGTCTTAAAAAAACTCCTGAAATTGTATGATAAGAACTGGGAACTTATTGAAGAAGAGAACTATAGAGTTCTTGCAGATGCTATATTTGACGAGGAAGATAGTAAG GTCGTAGAGGAGAAGAAATGTCAGAATTCTCAA GTAGAAGATTTTGGGGAAGAAGTTCAGGCGCCTGATGAGCCAGAACGCCCTCTGAAAAGGTTGCGCTTAAGAGGCCAAGAAACCCAGGTGGATGGGATGGCTTTGAAAAAGCCAAAGTTGGAAGATGATGCGTTTCCTGAAGCCAGTTCTCAACAGCAGATGCAGTTAAGTGGGCCTAAGAGGTCTGAAACTGGTCCAAGTTCTCGTCGTGTAGACAAAGGGAAGGAACCTATGTCACCCCGTGTGGTTACAAGAGTGAAAAAATCTAGCCTAGAGAGACAATCTGCTGCTGTGCGTATTAAGGAACCAGGGGCTGATTCAGGTGTAAAAAATTCCATAGTGAGGGCATCCGGGACTCATGCGTTGCTCAAACCTAAAGATGAGCCTGTTACTGATGATACATTTGCAAATGAGTTGCCTATTGCTGCGATTCATCCAG ATTCTTCAAGAAAAGAAGATTATTCAATTGCGAATGATTCAGTTAGGAAGGCAGATGGCCAAGTTGCTCAAGTATCATATCCTTCAGATGGAGGTAACAAAGATGATGGTACGGAAACCTCATCATGTAAGAGGATTACAGGCAGTGAGCTTGCAAATGTCATGGAAGAATTACATCCTAACTTAGAGATTGCATCATCGGCCCTGGGAGAGGTAAAAATTTCTTTGTGCTGCGACTCCACTTTTGGACGACCAGATTTCCGTATGCCTACTCGTGATGCAGTTATAAAATATATGGAGGAAAAATGTCTGCACTCATATAAAATCATTGACCCCACGTTTTCTGTTATGAAACTGTTGAGTGATATGTGCGAGTGCTTCTTGGAATTGGGAACTGATTCTCCTGATGAACAACAGGAAGGTTCAATTAGTAGAGTTCCACTTCTAGATGTAATCGAGAATTCAGATCCAATGGATACTCCAGGGACTGTTGCTAATGAAGAAAATTTGAATCTACCCTCTTCTGTGAATGAACCAGTCAGTACTTCTGTGAATGAACTAGTCAGTACTATCTGTGATGGAGAACTTGCACCACAAGTTCCTGGTATCATAGAGTCTTCAAGTGTTTTCAATGACCAGACTATCCATGAGAGCTCTAAAAGCATAGAAATACCAAACGGTCATTCTGAAGATGAAGCCAGGAAGGAGTTTGATAATCTTGAGCCTGCAAATCCACACAATTTGATGGTTGTTTCACAGAGTCATCAAGGTACCGATGAATTAAGCTTCTCTCATGATGTGGATGATATAACCAAGGGAGAAGAAAGGGTTCAAGTTTCTTGGGTGAATGAAATTAATAAAGAGCATCCACCATTCTTTCACTATATACCTCGCAGTCTAATTTTCCAAAGCGCTTTTGTaaacttctctctctctctgatTGGTAACGATAATTGTTGCCAGTCTTGTTTTGGAAATTGCCTTACATCTTCTGTCCCATGTGCTTGTGCACGGGAAACTGGGGATGGGTATGCATACACACCAGAAGGTCTTGTTAAGGAAGATTTTTTGGAAGAGTGGATCTCTCTTGCTCGTGAATCTCAAGGAAGCCACCAGTTCTATTGCAATGAGTGTCCCCTTGAAAGATTGAAGAATGATGATTGTTTAGAACCCTGCAAAGGCCACTTAGAGAGGAAGCTTATAAAAGAATGTTGGAGTAAATGTGGTTGCCATAAGCATTGTGGCAATAGAGTGGTGCAGCGAGGAATAACTTGCAAGTTGCAG GTATTTTTTACTGCCGATGGAAAAGGATGGGGCCTTAGAACCCTTGAAGACCTACCTAAAGGGTCTTTTGTTTGTGAATATGCTGGAGAAATATTAACCATTTCAGAAATGTATCATAGAAAGGTGCAAAGCACCAAAAATGAGGTGCATGTTGACCCAGTATTATTAGATGGCTTTTGGAATAAAGAAGGGCCTTTCAAGGAGGAAAAAGCTCTCTGCTTGGATGCAACAAACTTTGGAAATGTTGCCAGATTTATCAATCACAG ATGCTTTGATGCAAACTTGGTTGACATTGCAGTTGAAATAGAGACTCCAGATCATCATAATTATCAT CTTGCCttattcactacaagaaaaataGAGGCCATGGAAGAGTTAACTTGG GATTATGGCATTGATTTTAACGATCTTGATGATCATGTTAAGCCTTTTCTCTGTCAATGTGGCAGCCAGTTCTGCAGAAATATGAAACGATCTTCTA GATCTAAATCAGCATCAAGTACAAGATGA
- the LOC103498919 gene encoding probable inactive histone-lysine N-methyltransferase SUVR2 isoform X5 — MAPNPRVSKAFRAMKDIGISEDMTKPVLKKLLKLYDKNWELIEEENYRVLADAIFDEEDSKVVEEKKCQNSQVEDFGEEVQAPDEPERPLKRLRLRGQETQVDGMALKKPKLEDDAFPEASSQQQMQLSGPKRSETGPSSRRVDKGKEPMSPRVVTRVKKSSLERQSAAVRIKEPGADSGVKNSIVRASGTHALLKPKDEPVTDDTFANELPIAAIHPDSSRKEDYSIANDSVRKADGQVAQVSYPSDGGNKDDGTETSSCKRITGSELANVMEELHPNLEIASSALGEEGSISRVPLLDVIENSDPMDTPGTVANEENLNLPSSVNEPVSTSVNELVSTICDGELAPQVPGIIESSSVFNDQTIHESSKSIEIPNGHSEDEARKEFDNLEPANPHNLMVVSQSHQGTDELSFSHDVDDITKGEERVQVSWVNEINKEHPPFFHYIPRSLIFQSAFVNFSLSLIGNDNCCQSCFGNCLTSSVPCACARETGDGYAYTPEGLVKEDFLEEWISLARESQGSHQFYCNECPLERLKNDDCLEPCKGHLERKLIKECWSKCGCHKHCGNRVVQRGITCKLQVFFTADGKGWGLRTLEDLPKGSFVCEYAGEILTISEMYHRKVQSTKNEVHVDPVLLDGFWNKEGPFKEEKALCLDATNFGNVARFINHRCFDANLVDIAVEIETPDHHNYHLALFTTRKIEAMEELTWDYGIDFNDLDDHVKPFLCQCGSQFCRNMKRSSR, encoded by the exons ATGGCACCGAATCCTCGAGTTTCGAAAGCTTTTCGTGCAATGAAGGATATTGGGATCAGTGAAGATATGACAAAACCAGTCTTAAAAAAACTCCTGAAATTGTATGATAAGAACTGGGAACTTATTGAAGAAGAGAACTATAGAGTTCTTGCAGATGCTATATTTGACGAGGAAGATAGTAAG GTCGTAGAGGAGAAGAAATGTCAGAATTCTCAA GTAGAAGATTTTGGGGAAGAAGTTCAGGCGCCTGATGAGCCAGAACGCCCTCTGAAAAGGTTGCGCTTAAGAGGCCAAGAAACCCAGGTGGATGGGATGGCTTTGAAAAAGCCAAAGTTGGAAGATGATGCGTTTCCTGAAGCCAGTTCTCAACAGCAGATGCAGTTAAGTGGGCCTAAGAGGTCTGAAACTGGTCCAAGTTCTCGTCGTGTAGACAAAGGGAAGGAACCTATGTCACCCCGTGTGGTTACAAGAGTGAAAAAATCTAGCCTAGAGAGACAATCTGCTGCTGTGCGTATTAAGGAACCAGGGGCTGATTCAGGTGTAAAAAATTCCATAGTGAGGGCATCCGGGACTCATGCGTTGCTCAAACCTAAAGATGAGCCTGTTACTGATGATACATTTGCAAATGAGTTGCCTATTGCTGCGATTCATCCAG ATTCTTCAAGAAAAGAAGATTATTCAATTGCGAATGATTCAGTTAGGAAGGCAGATGGCCAAGTTGCTCAAGTATCATATCCTTCAGATGGAGGTAACAAAGATGATGGTACGGAAACCTCATCATGTAAGAGGATTACAGGCAGTGAGCTTGCAAATGTCATGGAAGAATTACATCCTAACTTAGAGATTGCATCATCGGCCCTGGGAGAG GAAGGTTCAATTAGTAGAGTTCCACTTCTAGATGTAATCGAGAATTCAGATCCAATGGATACTCCAGGGACTGTTGCTAATGAAGAAAATTTGAATCTACCCTCTTCTGTGAATGAACCAGTCAGTACTTCTGTGAATGAACTAGTCAGTACTATCTGTGATGGAGAACTTGCACCACAAGTTCCTGGTATCATAGAGTCTTCAAGTGTTTTCAATGACCAGACTATCCATGAGAGCTCTAAAAGCATAGAAATACCAAACGGTCATTCTGAAGATGAAGCCAGGAAGGAGTTTGATAATCTTGAGCCTGCAAATCCACACAATTTGATGGTTGTTTCACAGAGTCATCAAGGTACCGATGAATTAAGCTTCTCTCATGATGTGGATGATATAACCAAGGGAGAAGAAAGGGTTCAAGTTTCTTGGGTGAATGAAATTAATAAAGAGCATCCACCATTCTTTCACTATATACCTCGCAGTCTAATTTTCCAAAGCGCTTTTGTaaacttctctctctctctgatTGGTAACGATAATTGTTGCCAGTCTTGTTTTGGAAATTGCCTTACATCTTCTGTCCCATGTGCTTGTGCACGGGAAACTGGGGATGGGTATGCATACACACCAGAAGGTCTTGTTAAGGAAGATTTTTTGGAAGAGTGGATCTCTCTTGCTCGTGAATCTCAAGGAAGCCACCAGTTCTATTGCAATGAGTGTCCCCTTGAAAGATTGAAGAATGATGATTGTTTAGAACCCTGCAAAGGCCACTTAGAGAGGAAGCTTATAAAAGAATGTTGGAGTAAATGTGGTTGCCATAAGCATTGTGGCAATAGAGTGGTGCAGCGAGGAATAACTTGCAAGTTGCAG GTATTTTTTACTGCCGATGGAAAAGGATGGGGCCTTAGAACCCTTGAAGACCTACCTAAAGGGTCTTTTGTTTGTGAATATGCTGGAGAAATATTAACCATTTCAGAAATGTATCATAGAAAGGTGCAAAGCACCAAAAATGAGGTGCATGTTGACCCAGTATTATTAGATGGCTTTTGGAATAAAGAAGGGCCTTTCAAGGAGGAAAAAGCTCTCTGCTTGGATGCAACAAACTTTGGAAATGTTGCCAGATTTATCAATCACAG ATGCTTTGATGCAAACTTGGTTGACATTGCAGTTGAAATAGAGACTCCAGATCATCATAATTATCAT CTTGCCttattcactacaagaaaaataGAGGCCATGGAAGAGTTAACTTGG GATTATGGCATTGATTTTAACGATCTTGATGATCATGTTAAGCCTTTTCTCTGTCAATGTGGCAGCCAGTTCTGCAGAAATATGAAACGATCTTCTA GATGA